From Haliotis asinina isolate JCU_RB_2024 chromosome 8, JCU_Hal_asi_v2, whole genome shotgun sequence, a single genomic window includes:
- the LOC137293926 gene encoding denticleless protein homolog: MLFRSIYDRCEGRRKVRIQSLISPLLDQFESLTSDDYLLASEDDGVSVPPLACSFCPVSSSGHILSLVDENGYLVLYNTLRTGTEAILTEWQAHNNAIFDLAWMESEEKIVTASGDQTAVLWDPHTSTKMDVFKGHTSSIRSVAFRKFDDAVLATGSRDGHVMLYDKRCAHKEGYIPPMNVIRNAHSIQGAKNKKRTKLGMVMDSQQSVTVVAFQSDMLLISSGAVDGCIKIWDLRKNYSSLNSDPLARYSFPYEGPRASKHGYSSLTMDSYGANLFASCTDDIIYQYDLVTYNKHPVNTFRGHQNHTFYVKSSISPDNDFLLSGSSDSMAYVWEIDKPNKSPVVLKGHRAEVTSVAWSRHDFTKLATLSDDNSMKLWRVLRRVKPPLFGEVAGTAERTHREIGTSTIPTSKETPKKPTCPAREFSPLGQPRSSPGGKSPSIGKSPSIKDWFKKQSSKENKPSSPVFSEQVHLQSPQKPTFHPSPRKASRMKLDEDQEDAGYFQGSSTIPFKAYVEKENSCSAKKTSKRKLDIGETNETCKRRHIEQSSPAKSDMVLRDLEAELNNSEKASSCDIRSEGVKNSVIDKCANSEKGEVFSPTRNLPNLVVDEAEGRRERLSLAMASPSQDKKCIDWLTQIRLSKHGHGRGIFPSPAKSVTSEDDMCGRSDCSSPGRSITRTPVKGMKSILNYFQKSAEKKPRK, translated from the exons ATGTTGTTCAGAAGTATATATGATAGATGCGAAG GACGGCGGAAAGTACGAATACAAAGTTTGATATCTCCCTTGCTTGATCAGTTTGAGTCCCTCACCAGTGACGATTATTTATTGGCTTCGGAGGATGATGGG GTGTCTGTCCCACCCCTTGCTTGCAGCTTCTGTCCAG TTTCCTCATCTGGCCATATCCTGAGCCTTGTAGATGAAAATGGCTACCTGGTGCTGTACAATACATTGCGTACAGGTACAGAGGCTATTCTGACAG AGTGGCAGGCCCACAACAATGCCATCTTTGATCTTGCCTGGATGGAGTCTGAAGAGAAGATAGTGACTGCGTCTGGAGACCAGACAGCTGTGTTGTGGGACCCTCACACCTCTACCAAGATGGATGTGTTCaaaggccacaccagcagtatCCGATCTGTCGCTTTTAGGAAGTTTGACGATG CTGTTTTAGCAACCGGCTCTCGAGATGGCCATGTTATGCTCTATGACAAGCGATGTGCACACAAAG AAGGCTACATCCCTCCTATGAATGTGATCCGAAATGCCCACTCGATTCAGGGGGCCAAGAATAAGAAGCGCACCAAGCTGGGGATGGTCATG GACAGTCAGCAGAGTGTGACAGTTGTAGCATTCCAGTCGGACATGTTGCTCATCTCCTCCGGAGCTGTGGATGG ATGTATAAAGATTTGGGATTTAAGGAAAAACTACTCTTCACTCAACTCAGACCCTTTGGCTCGCTACAGCTTCCCTTATGAAGGACCTAGAGCAAGTAAACATG GTTATTCCAGCCTGACAATGGACTCGTATGGAGCTAATTTGTTTGCCAGCTGTACGGATGACATCATCTACCAGTACGACCTTGTCACATACAACAAACATCCAG TGAACACCTTCCGGGGCCATCAGAATCATACATTTTACGTGAAGTCCTCCATCAGCCCTGACAACGACTTCCTCCTCAGCGGCTCCAGCGACTCCATGGCCTACGTTTGGGAG ATTGACAAGCCCAACAAGTCACCAGTTGTGTTGAAGGGACATCGGGCAGAGGTCACAAGTGTCGCGTGGAGCAGGCATGACTTCACAAAG CTGGCCACTTTGTCAGACGACAACTCTATGAAGTTGTGGAGGGTGTTGCGGAGAGTCAAGCCACCATTGTTTGGGGAGGTAGCAGGAACAGCAGAGAGGACCCACAGAGAAATAG GAACTTCAACCATACCCACATCTAAAGAGACTCCCAAGAAGCCAACCTGTCCTGCTAGGGAGTTCTCTCCTCTTGGTCAGCCTCGATCGTCACCAGGGGGAAAGTCTCCCAGTATAGGAAAGTCTCCATCCATTAAAGACTGGTTTAAAAAGCAATCCAGTAAAGAAAATAAACCCTCAAGTCCTGTATTTAGCGAGCAGGTACATTTACAGTCTCCACAGAAACCCACTTTCCATCCCTCACCTCGAAAAGCATCCAGGATGAAGTTAGACGAGGATCAAGAAGATGCAGGCTACTTCCAAGGTAGCAGTACAATTCCTTTCAAGGCATAtgtggaaaaggaaaacagttgTTCAGCTAAAAAAACTTCAAAAAGGAAATTAGACATAGGTGAGACAAATGAAACATGTAAACGACGCCATATTGAACAATCCAGTCCAGCCAAGAGTGATATGGTTCTGCGTGATTTGGAGGCGGAATTAAACAATTCAGAAAAAGCAAGTTCATGTGATATTAGATCTGAAGGAGTGAAAAATTCCGTTATTGACAAATGTGCAAATAGTGAgaaaggagaagtgttttcccCAACTCGCAATCTCCCCAACCTTGTGGTGGACGAAGCTGAAGGTCGCCGTGAACGACTGTCACTGGCAATGGCAAGTCCAAGTCAGGATAAGAAGTGCATTGACTGGCTTACACAGATCCGCCTCAGCAAACACGGACATGGAAGGGGTATATTTCCGAGTCCAGCCAAGTCTGTAACATCAGAAGATGATATGTGTGGACGAAGTGACTGCTCTTCCCCGGGCAGATCTATTACAAGG ACACCAGTGAAGGGGATGAAGTCCATCTTGAACTATTTCCAGAAGTCAGCAGAGAAAAAGCCAAGGAAATAA